One Apteryx mantelli isolate bAptMan1 chromosome 2, bAptMan1.hap1, whole genome shotgun sequence genomic window, AAATCATGCATCTAAAGTTGACACATATTTCCCACTAAGTCTTTTTCTCTAAACCCTAAGATTTTGGatgttcctgttaaaaaaaaaaaaaaaaaaaaaaaaacgataTGACTGATCAGCGTGCTGAATTTGAAAATACATAATACTCAGTCAAGCACATGCTCTACTGGTTTGCTTATTCTCAGCAGAAGTGAACACGCTAGAAGCTTCTCCAGCATTGAAAAGTTATGTTTTGCTCCAAGTAAGTATTTATAAAGCATACAATGAatagagaagaaaagactgaaataacAAATTAAACTAATAAATACTTCACTGAGCATGAGAGGCACAATGTGATGCACAAGGGGCAATTACGACTTCGAAATAAGATAACCTATTTGAATAGATACATAAATGCATTTATTACATTAGCAATAACTACAGTAAAGACAGTTTTCTAGAACTACACCCTTATGTAGAACTTAGAAAAATATAACAAATTATTACAGGAGGAACAAGCATTTTTGGTATCACAGTCAACACACAAATGTCTGAAATAGTTCAGTTAAAGATTTACCTCAAACACTTaggtattttgtttttatgactGACTTTCAAAGAACACCAAAAATTCTGGAAATTACTGTAATACAAACTgttcagttatatatatatattaaatcacacacaaaaatactTTCTGTTTCTATATTTTTACATAGCCTCTTTTAATAATTTTTGCAAATGAACCCACAAGTGCATCACTGCGTAAATATGCTATAATGTATTAAAGCTGGAACATTCTTACCCAAAGACGACTTCACAATTGACTTAATGCCAGCATAAACTAAGGGACCTTTGTTTCCTGTAAGTTTTTGATCCATATCTTCAGTATACTGCTTCATAAGTATTTTCATGTATAGGAAGCTTAATTTTTCCCAAgtatttagaaaacattttttaaactaaaagatCATATGCTACTAACATACACAAAGTATTTACAGGATGTTGCATTATTTAAGACTTGAATGCATTTCGTATAATTGGTTTACATGTAAAGGTATATTATTTCTTTAGAAGTAATACCATAAAATAATACAGTAATATAAAGGATATAATGCAGAGTGTACCAAAGTGATTTCAGCTGAGGATCCTCATTTCCAGCTAGGAGGTGATTTCTCCAAacttgttcagtatcaagaccaTATCTTGATAGAGCTCTGAGCCGCATTTTGGTAGCTATGTCTTTTTCCAAGTAACTAGCCTTTCCTTCTTCTGTACATTCATATAAGTGTCGTCCACAAGCCCACATTAAAGATGTTACTGGACTCCATGCAAGAGAAATCCTTTCAAAAACTGTGAAGTCAGACATAGTCCTATTGGGAGTCACTACCACCATTCGATTTTGACTTGTGGGATGCCAGGCAAATGAAGCAATGTAGTTTTCACATGGTTGGACACTTCTTTCAATTATTGTAGGCTCAGTTTCATCACCAATAGGTGTAGGAGTATGCTGCATGTCATACAATCTAATGATATTACTATCCCTTGTTAAAGTAGCTAACAGTCCAGTTCTTGTTGGACACCATGCTACTTTTGTCAGAGGTTTTGGTTGCTCTGTCAAGGTCAAAACAGGCTTTTCAAACTTTCTTAAATCCCATATGGCAACCTGACCTTCATAAAAAGAAGCTACACGATCATGGAAATATGGATCAACAGTCACTCCCTGAACAGCCTTGgtgtttacaaatattttttggcttgtATTCCTTAGATCAAAGATAGCAAGATTTCGGTGCATTCCAGCTAGAAGAAGCTTCTGATCCCGTGGAAGCCAACAAAGAGAGAGACAAGCATCATTCTGTCCTAATTCATAAAGTGGCTTTGTTACTACCAGTCCTGCTTCCGGATCTCCTGCTGAAAGTCTTACCTTCTCTGTAGCAACTGCAGTCTCCAGGGCATATTTGCTACTAATATCCCAGATCAATACAGAAAAGTCAGCTCGGTGTTTATCTAATCCAGCAGCAAGCCAATTACTGTCTAGTGGATTCCATGCTAGGGTGTTACATTGTCGTGCATGCTTGGGAACAAACTCTTTGCCTATCAAATCTTTAGATTTTGAGTTGTGATCTTGACCAAGGCTAGTAAGCACCACTCGACCATTGGCTTGTCCAACAGCAAGAAGACATTCAGGATCATACTTTGGATACCAAGCCACACATTTCATATACGGTGTATCTGAATTTATTGACAGTAACGTAGCTGTAGTTTCTTCTGATAACCGCAGGGACCCTGCCTTCAGTTCTGAACTTACAGCAGATTCAATGTGGTAAAGACTTAATTCTGAATCACATACAACAAAACGGTCAACATGGTGTGGGGCCCAAAGAATATCAGGTTTGGAGCCACTCATATTTAGAGTATGTTTACAAACAATTTAAACTCTTGTAGGAGGATTCAGGTGATATCCATTCATATGGAAACTGTTGAGAAAATAATTTGTAGCAATGTTATCAAAAAAACAAATTCCTTTGTAATCTGAGATCATACTTAACAAAGAACAGCATGGTTCTGAATTCCTTTTAACCCAAGGGTTTAACAAACCTTAAGCACTCTCCACATTACATCACTTTCCCTGTAGCATGCTTTGTTTTTGCTGGACTATACCTCCTGAGACAGAAACCAGCATAGCCATCTACAAATTAAAAACAGGATTTACCATATTTACAAAATCCATACCAGTATTATTTTGTTATTATACTAGTAAGAAAGGAACAACTGAAATGTGATGTGGCATGATACATGGGTGCACTGCTGGTAAAGAGCCACACCCTAGCACATGTACAAAAAGATTCCTCTGCCTAATTTAAGTGCACCAACTGACAGAAAATAGAGTCTGCCTGTTTTCTTTGGAGGCTTTTCTATAGCTTAAAAAGGCTGACTCTCTTTCAAGATTTGTATAGAAACATAACTTTCCACACCTCATCTTATTCTATTGCTCCTAATTCTACTTCCTGCCCCAATGCTACCTTGACTTTGTTGATATGTCACAGAGTGGTGTTC contains:
- the MIOS gene encoding GATOR2 complex protein MIOS isoform X1 yields the protein MSGSKPDILWAPHHVDRFVVCDSELSLYHIESAVSSELKAGSLRLSEETTATLLSINSDTPYMKCVAWYPKYDPECLLAVGQANGRVVLTSLGQDHNSKSKDLIGKEFVPKHARQCNTLAWNPLDSNWLAAGLDKHRADFSVLIWDISSKYALETAVATEKVRLSAGDPEAGLVVTKPLYELGQNDACLSLCWLPRDQKLLLAGMHRNLAIFDLRNTSQKIFVNTKAVQGVTVDPYFHDRVASFYEGQVAIWDLRKFEKPVLTLTEQPKPLTKVAWCPTRTGLLATLTRDSNIIRLYDMQHTPTPIGDETEPTIIERSVQPCENYIASFAWHPTSQNRMVVVTPNRTMSDFTVFERISLAWSPVTSLMWACGRHLYECTEEGKASYLEKDIATKMRLRALSRYGLDTEQVWRNHLLAGNEDPQLKSLWYTLHFMKQYTEDMDQKLTGNKGPLVYAGIKSIVKSSLGTTENLRQSRSGSDRQADIIQYLSEERSLALQLCGWIKKGTDLDVEPFLSSLEQEGDWERAAAVALFNLDIRRAMQILNKGASSGKGDLNLNVVAMALSGYTDEKSSLWREMCSTLRLQLNNAYLCAMFAFLTSESGSYDGVLYENNVAVRDRVAFACKFLSDAQLNRFIEKLTNEMKEAGNLEGILLTGLTKDGVDLMESYVDRTGDVQTASYCMLQGSPSDVLKDERVQYWIENYRNLLDAWRFWHKRAEFDIHRSKLDPSSKPLAQVFVSCNFCGKSISYSCSAIPHQGRGFSQYGVSGSPTKSKVTSCPGCRKPLPRCALCLINMGTPVSSCPGGSKSDEKVDLSKDKKLAQFNNWFTWCHNCRHGGHAGHMLSWFRDHTECPVSACSCKCMQLDTTGNLIPAETVQV
- the MIOS gene encoding GATOR2 complex protein MIOS isoform X2, whose amino-acid sequence is MSGSKPDILWAPHHVDRFVVCDSELSLYHIESAVSSELKAGSLRLSEETTATLLSINSDTPYMKCVAWYPKYDPECLLAVGQANGRVVLTSLGQDHNSKSKDLIGKEFVPKHARQCNTLAWNPLDSNWLAAGLDKHRADFSVLIWDISSKYALETAVATEKVRLSAGDPEAGLVVTKPLYELGQNDACLSLCWLPRDQKLLLAGMHRNLAIFDLRNTSQKIFVNTKAVQGVTVDPYFHDRVASFYEGQVAIWDLRKFEKPVLTLTEQPKPLTKVAWCPTRTGLLATLTRDSNIIRLYDMQHTPTPIGDETEPTIIERSVQPCENYIASFAWHPTSQNRMVVVTPNRTMSDFTVFERISLAWSPVTSLMWACGRHLYECTEEGKASYLEKDIATKMRLRALSRYGLDTEQVWRNHLLAGNEDPQLKSLWYTLHFMKQYTEDMDQKLTGNKGPLVYAGIKSIVKSSLGTTENLRQSRSGSDRQADIIQYLSEERSLALQLCGWIKKGTDLDVEPFLSSLEQEGDWERAAAVALFNLDIRRAMQILNKGASSGKGDLNLNVVAMALSGYTDEKSSLWREMCSTLRLQLNNAYLCAMFAFLTSESGSYDGVLYENNVAVRDRVAFACKFLSDAQLNRFIEKLTNEMKEAGNLEGILLTGLTKDGVDLMESYVDRTGDVQTASYCMLQGSPSDVLKDERVQYWIENYRNLLDAWRFWHKRAEFDIHRSKLDPSSKPLAQEDPSLMKKWILAKTRS